The window AAACAAGCTGGTTGGGTGAGATTTCTTTACAAACCTGTTTCTTCTCATGCTAGAAAACTCCTCCTCTGTCACCTCCTTTAGCACTCTCTAATCAGTAGGAAAGAAAACCAGAGTCGACTTCTCCTCTGTGTGGACAATAAAAACTAATACCTGCTGAACTCTTCTCTTACAAAACTCTCTTACTAACTTTTCTCCTTGAAGAGATCAACAGAGCTTCATCATGGCAGTtagctgcagacagattctGGGTTTGGTCTCAGCCATCATTGGTGTTCTAGGGACAATAGTTATCTGTTTCCTCCCATTGTGGAAAGTCTCAGACTTCATTAGTGCTGACATTGCCACTACTTATGTGATCTTTGAGGGTTTGTGGGTGAACTGCATTCTGCTGACTAAACATGAGATGGAGTGCAAAGAGTATGATTCTACGCTCACCTTACCTCAAGACCTGCAGGATGCCAGAGTGCTCATCGTTTTTGCTATCATCATCCAGTTCTTTGGGATTGTGCTTGGTGTAGTTGGGGCCAAGTGCACCAACTTTATACCAGACGCAAGGCGAAAGACCAAAGCGGATATAGCTTCTGGAGTGTTGTTTCTCATTGCAGCTAGCTTGGTGGCCCTGCCTGTCCACTGGACCACACGCACCATTGTTAATGATATGTTCAACCCTGACCTGGCCAGCGATCAAAGGAGGGATCTGGGAGCTTCACTCTTCATCGGCTTGGTGTCCGCAGGACTGCTATACCTGGGAGGAGCCCTTCTCTGCTGCTCCTATTTCTGCAGGATTGAGACAGAATGTGACGTTAAATCTGCACATACTTACACTAAACAACAACGTTCATCTAGACAGCGCTCTACTAGAAACAAGAAAAAGGTTTCATGATGGTTTCACTCTCTGTTTGACTGAGTCCACTGTTAACATCAGGTAATAAAGTCTGAAATATGAGTAAAAATTTGTaggaatctttgcattttgtctgTATTCAAAACATATGGTAGGAATATGTGCAGCATTCTGAATGCTTGTGAGCACAGagtcaaaaaaagttgtttttttagtttctttttttttaatgtttacagggTAAATAACAGAGCCAGTACAAACACCATACCCTCTGACATGCATGGGTTTTTACAGGATATGGGAACTGAGTTGAGCAAGTTTATGTTCTAATAGATTTTACTGAATTCCTTCCGTCTTATATCCCCTTACTTATTCCTCAGTGATAGATTTTCAGGGCGTAAGTTATAGTtggacagtgttttttttttttcagcattagCAGTGTTACATGCTCCAGCTTGCTactttagcagctaatgctaactggAGCAGAACGACTAATGCTATGTTCTTCCAGCTTTTTACCCAAATTAGCAGATAATTCTATCCATACTACTAACTATTATACTTTGTGTCACGCTGGAATTTTTGGGACACAGATTCTACATTCAGAGCCAAATCCAcaacaaatatattttacagcACAGATTTTTCTGTTCCTGTTGTCAAGCATACAATGCATGTTGAACTGCTGTTCACTGCCAGAGAGAAGCCACTCCTCTTCCTGGAATGAAGGGAAACTTGCATTTTTTTCAGACAGCTCTGAACAAGGtagaacaaagaaaaagtgatgAGTGCTATTCGTTGCAGATCtaaacacaggaaacacaggctTAAGCTGATCAAAGCTCAGATTTGATCTACTGTAaggaaatgaaaatgtctgAATGAGGGTTCAGCTGGACCAGAAGAAGTTGTGCTTTTTAATCTGTCTGGATTTACTCAAGTATCCAACAAGTCTTATCTGTGGGCACAACTACTGAATAAGCTGTATCAAGAACTACTGGGAAGAGGAGGAGATTAAGAAGAGTTTCCAGCTGTTATCAGTGCAGAAAGGGTTTCATACCAAAGCTAGTTCTGCAAACACCTAATTAGCAGAAGAAGACTAGCACTCTAAACTGCTCCTCATCCACAACACTATATTGGACTTAAAGATGTGGCCTGTGGTGTGTGCACTGGGAGAGCCCTGAAAGTCTCCAATTCCTGTCTGCAGTGTGTGGCCTCTTACTGTGAGAGCCACCTCCAGGTTCGGTATGAAATTAGGACTTTTCAGAACCAGCGATCAGCAGTATATCAGTTAACCTCTGTGGTATGGAGGAACACAGAGGCCACGACACAGTGTCAGCTGTAGCAGAAAGgactgagaggcagagagagctcAGGCCAACATGACTCAACATCCAACAGTGAAACCAGGACACACAGCAAGATATAGAAATGCTTCAGCAGCATGTGAAGGCCATCAGTGTCTATATTGATAAAGCAGTGAGGGAAGCCTAGACAATCTTCAGCCGGCTGATCCAACGCGTGTAGAAGAAAAACTTCAGAAGAAGCCACAGCAGGATATTACTGAGTTTAACTTACAATTTTATTGTAAACATTTTTtagttgaataaataaaatactccAGGAATACACTTTGTTAGTCAAACCCAGAGTATAATTAACTTTGGTTATCCTTTTCCAAATACCACTGAAGGCAACATTATCCAGATAGTGAAGAGTTCAGAGTTTGTTGCTGAAGAAATACCTTGTTTGCAATTGCATTTGACAGCAAGACATTTTGgtcagtgtgtgaagaaactTGTTGAGAGGAGAAATCTCAACATTTAATATTGCACTCAACAATTCAGTGGCCATAGGTGATCTTTGTTGACAGTGTTGCCTGATGGTATTTTTCACTAGAAAGTCCACAATAACTAAAATTTCTAATAGTTTCTGCAGCTGAAAGTATCAGTTTCAACAATTTAAATCTTAATTTAATTCAATGTGTGaacgtgtgtgtgaatgggtggatgactgaatgtagtgtaaagtgcttttgGGTCCATCGGCACtaagtaaaagcgctatacaaatacaggccattcaTTTTTGTCTGTTGTTAATGCTATGGAAGAATGGTTGTCCAAGTAAGGCCAACTGGTCGATATATGTCGGGTGTTTTGGACTTGGAGAGGGGATTTAACCGCATCTCTTGGGGTTGTTTTGTAGttagagagaaggaagagaggataaagacatgctgtggaagagagacagagattaataacagatatgattcgatgcagagaggtctattaacacatagtgagtgagaaaggtgactggaaaggaaaaactcaatgcatcatgggaatccccggcagcctacgtctattgcagcataactaagggaggattcagggtcacctccagccctaactatatgctttagcaaaaaggaaagttttaagcctaatcttaaaagtagagatagtgtctgtctcccgaatccaaactggaagctggttcgatagaagaggggcctgaaaactgaaggctctaagataagatggggcctgattatttaagaccttgtatgtgaggagcaggattttgaattcaattctggatttaacaggaagccaatgaagggaagccaaaacaggagaaatctgctctctctttctagtccctatcattagtttttcagcatcaatctgagacaggatatttctaattttagagatgttgcgcaaatggaagaaagcagtcttacatatttgttttgtgGATATTGGATTGTGTTCATAGTTTTTGAACTGAACTTCTGTGTActtacagtggtgtgaaaatgtgtttcaaatcattaaacaaattaaaatattagacaaagaaaacacaagtgAAAAAGCTTGGATCTTGGAAAGAAgcggcacaacatagaagaacCACCTACATGGGATAAGACTCAGAAGCTtggcttccaggttgggaaaatTGAACAAGACATTTAAATACAGCTGCTGATGAGTTctacaaaaacaagaaacagtTTGTTAAAAACACTTGCAGGTGAATCACCACTGATTTATCAGTGACATCCA of the Maylandia zebra isolate NMK-2024a linkage group LG10, Mzebra_GT3a, whole genome shotgun sequence genome contains:
- the LOC101481259 gene encoding claudin-4-like, encoding MAVSCRQILGLVSAIIGVLGTIVICFLPLWKVSDFISADIATTYVIFEGLWVNCILLTKHEMECKEYDSTLTLPQDLQDARVLIVFAIIIQFFGIVLGVVGAKCTNFIPDARRKTKADIASGVLFLIAASLVALPVHWTTRTIVNDMFNPDLASDQRRDLGASLFIGLVSAGLLYLGGALLCCSYFCRIETECDVKSAHTYTKQQRSSRQRSTRNKKKVS